A DNA window from Altererythrobacter sp. B11 contains the following coding sequences:
- a CDS encoding ATP-binding cassette domain-containing protein, translating into MTRSSEPIVSVRNASRHFGHVTALDDVSLDLHTGEVTALLGDNGAGKSTFITMLSGVFPPSSGEILLEGRSVRFASPLDARNAGIATVFQGLSLIEDRSIAENLFLGCEPVRFGFLLDRKRMVRQAREILAQLKVNLPPVTTSVRYLSGGQRQAVAVARTIVRGSKLVIMDEPTAALGVRETAKVLDLIRRLRDQGNAVLLISHNMDDVFAVADRAAVLRLGRKVADLSLADVTKEQIVSLVMGGDGGIAPATSEYAQ; encoded by the coding sequence ATGACCCGGTCTTCCGAGCCCATCGTCAGCGTGCGCAATGCCTCGCGCCATTTCGGACATGTCACCGCGCTGGACGACGTTTCGCTCGATCTCCACACAGGCGAAGTTACTGCTTTGCTAGGCGACAACGGCGCCGGCAAATCGACCTTCATCACCATGCTTTCCGGAGTGTTCCCGCCGAGTTCGGGCGAGATCCTGCTGGAGGGGCGCTCCGTGCGGTTCGCCAGCCCCCTGGATGCACGCAATGCCGGGATCGCGACCGTATTCCAGGGCCTGTCTCTCATCGAGGATCGCAGCATTGCCGAGAACCTGTTCCTCGGCTGCGAGCCGGTGCGGTTCGGCTTCCTGCTCGACCGCAAACGAATGGTCCGTCAGGCGCGGGAAATCCTCGCCCAGCTCAAGGTCAACCTTCCGCCCGTCACCACCAGTGTGCGCTATCTGTCTGGCGGGCAGCGGCAGGCTGTGGCCGTGGCGCGCACGATCGTTCGAGGCAGCAAGCTGGTGATCATGGACGAACCGACTGCGGCGCTCGGCGTGCGGGAGACGGCCAAGGTGCTCGATCTGATCCGCCGCCTGCGCGACCAGGGCAATGCCGTGCTGCTGATCAGCCACAACATGGACGACGTTTTCGCCGTGGCTGATCGCGCAGCGGTGCTGCGGCTCGGCCGCAAGGTTGCAGACCTCTCCCTCGCCGACGTCACCAAGGAGCAGATCGTCAGCTTGGTAATGGGCGGGGACGGTGGAATTGCTCCGGCTACGAGCGAGTACGCGCAATGA
- a CDS encoding ABC transporter permease, with translation MSGTTLANLLNRQSAMFVVIVALFIAFATNSPHFLDSQTQFEILRIAAFTLIIGLPLTYLVIAGEVDLSIGSNYGLCSVVTAMAIVEWGWNPWLAALLALALGTVIGLFNGLMTVKLRVPSFILTIGMLSLLRGLALVITMGLSIDIPAEYASSFFDVAGGKIGPVPVQVLWALAAFTISGFVLRYTLFGARLYATGGNVKAALQMGVNPGRIKIWTFTILGTACGLAGALTTGWLRIGAPNTGAGGELAIIAAVIIGGAAITGGIGTATGTLLGALIVSMLQTGLVLVGVQGNWVQVYVGLLIVLAAALEPYLRPDGRLSQWLAGFGRRSSEPG, from the coding sequence ATGAGCGGTACGACACTCGCCAACTTGCTGAACCGCCAGAGTGCCATGTTCGTGGTTATCGTGGCGCTCTTCATCGCCTTCGCAACGAATTCGCCGCATTTCCTGGACAGCCAGACCCAGTTCGAAATCCTGCGTATCGCAGCCTTTACGCTGATTATCGGCCTCCCGCTGACCTATCTGGTGATCGCCGGTGAAGTCGATCTGTCGATCGGTTCGAATTACGGCTTGTGTAGTGTCGTGACCGCGATGGCGATCGTTGAGTGGGGCTGGAATCCCTGGCTGGCCGCGTTGCTAGCCCTCGCGCTCGGCACTGTGATCGGGTTGTTCAACGGCCTGATGACGGTGAAGCTGAGAGTCCCCTCATTCATCCTCACAATCGGCATGCTAAGCCTGCTGCGCGGCCTGGCGCTGGTTATCACCATGGGGCTTTCGATCGACATTCCCGCCGAATATGCCAGTTCGTTCTTCGATGTGGCGGGCGGCAAAATCGGCCCGGTCCCCGTGCAGGTGCTGTGGGCGCTCGCAGCCTTTACGATCAGCGGTTTCGTGTTGCGCTATACCCTGTTCGGCGCCCGGCTTTACGCCACCGGCGGAAACGTCAAGGCAGCGCTGCAAATGGGTGTTAACCCCGGACGCATCAAGATCTGGACCTTCACCATCCTGGGCACGGCCTGCGGCCTGGCGGGTGCGCTGACAACTGGTTGGCTACGCATCGGTGCTCCTAACACCGGGGCTGGAGGCGAGCTGGCGATCATCGCAGCGGTGATCATCGGCGGCGCGGCCATCACCGGCGGGATCGGAACCGCCACGGGCACGCTTCTCGGCGCGCTCATCGTCAGCATGCTCCAGACCGGGCTCGTACTGGTCGGCGTCCAGGGCAATTGGGTCCAGGTCTATGTCGGCCTGCTGATCGTGCTTGCCGCCGCGCTTGAGCCCTATCTTCGGCCGGACGGCCGGTTGAGCCAATGGCTAGCCGGCTTCGGGCGGCGAAGTAGCGAGCCGGGCTGA
- a CDS encoding isopenicillin N synthase family dioxygenase, with amino-acid sequence MRYEEAETVRVEEIPVIDFGKFLKGGAEDRAAIAAQIGEACERIGFFYIVNHGVPDAVREAVLSEARSFFARSFDEKMKSAPIEDGQWCGYVPPRGATEGTKPGGSLRPEAGKSRVSGGTLEQFNMMRVLLASDPNFGNGDPAFQRNLWPAGAPNFVETMIVNQRALLALSQELMAAFSLALGLEEDYFSRFHKSPLSTFGLNFYPAPRQDLQGGSDVGVGAHCDASTFTVLLQDDVGGLEVQEASGRWISAPYVPGAYIINIGDTMMGWTNGHFVSTLHRVVSRKPVDRYSATLFMNPDIDVTVEPHKNFITDENPAQFEPFNNEEYMKRFFVKFYDNMFKS; translated from the coding sequence TTGCGCTACGAAGAAGCCGAAACTGTCCGGGTCGAGGAGATCCCTGTCATCGACTTCGGCAAATTCCTGAAGGGTGGCGCCGAAGATCGCGCTGCGATCGCCGCGCAAATCGGTGAAGCCTGCGAGCGGATCGGGTTCTTCTACATCGTGAATCACGGCGTACCGGATGCGGTGCGGGAAGCCGTGCTGTCGGAAGCCCGCTCGTTCTTCGCCCGCTCGTTTGACGAGAAGATGAAGTCAGCTCCGATAGAGGACGGGCAATGGTGCGGATACGTGCCGCCGCGCGGCGCGACCGAAGGTACCAAGCCGGGCGGCTCCCTGCGACCCGAAGCCGGCAAGTCGCGCGTGTCAGGTGGCACGCTCGAGCAGTTCAACATGATGCGCGTGCTGCTCGCCAGCGATCCGAATTTCGGTAATGGCGATCCGGCCTTCCAGCGCAATCTATGGCCGGCGGGGGCGCCGAACTTCGTGGAGACGATGATCGTCAACCAGCGGGCGCTGCTCGCGCTCAGCCAGGAACTGATGGCCGCCTTCTCCTTGGCCTTGGGGCTGGAGGAGGATTACTTCTCCCGCTTTCACAAGAGCCCGCTCTCAACGTTCGGACTCAACTTCTATCCCGCTCCTCGTCAAGACCTTCAGGGCGGGTCGGATGTCGGCGTGGGTGCGCATTGCGACGCTTCCACCTTCACCGTGTTGCTGCAGGACGATGTCGGCGGTCTGGAAGTACAGGAAGCGAGCGGGCGCTGGATCTCCGCGCCTTATGTGCCCGGCGCCTATATCATCAATATCGGCGACACGATGATGGGCTGGACCAACGGCCACTTCGTCTCGACGCTCCACCGCGTAGTCAGCCGCAAGCCCGTGGATCGCTACTCCGCCACGCTCTTTATGAACCCTGATATCGATGTGACAGTCGAACCGCACAAGAACTTCATCACCGATGAAAATCCTGCGCAATTCGAGCCGTTCAATAACGAAGAATACATGAAACGGTTCTTCGTCAAATTTTACGACAACATGTTCAAATCATAA
- a CDS encoding TonB-dependent siderophore receptor, with protein sequence MKLKINARREVGLSALAFALFAAAPIHAQATPGVDEPVKKSTGDEESEGLNVLVVTGQLQKSAILPEDTDAFGLGMSQLETPRATSTVSLSMIDQYSLTTVRDLIAVTPGVFTASFYGVDGTVNIRGEYADNFFRGFKRVENQGTYVTPIESALSLEIVRGPASPAYGTGRAGGYVNFTPRSERAMRMKNGLAARGEIVASVGTYDYYRASAEYGTPFKIGDYDAGVDVYVEKVQASQYFRGIEPRHTLAQAGFATDLPGGWDFQVGGQYYDASGMQGSTGVNRLTQELMDSGIYVSGSPIAQIAQPGAAYITPADIVAIGGVTKYFGFASDYSRLDPDTIREVKLDRRTLLTSSYDFGDSETTTLYFDLGRQAGPGRLALQGFFDDLNADSYNSYGFAKSLRDRAEELRLSYTAQLKPAEWLDTNFVVGAGYRRYEADESYVFARGYMVLDRQDISVGATADSIFNPVYVSGEPFDQVYHSEVDEYAGFLNADIGLLDSLKFTGGVRYDWYDVEAINRGFIDYSVARNTLYSASKGAWSWSGSVRYDTPWGIVPYFTRSRSYALETLQGGAVAPGNVANDTFLSPADLTEGGVKGSFFDGRLFASASIYRQRRTQSELLSGNFVGATTKGIEGELRWAINRNFGLSAVYTHQKTEISGSSFLVVTPEDVGLDYTDGWGFIYQAATAGFEGLEDGYVDRTQPRNVYGLFANYEVGNGLGATLGGNYVEKTSGHLPGAIQYPDYVLLRGSLHYEIGRYRFALNVNNILNERYYVPQRSTDTEGSAFPGEGRTAILKATARF encoded by the coding sequence ATGAAACTGAAGATCAATGCTCGGCGCGAAGTCGGTTTATCTGCACTCGCGTTCGCCCTCTTTGCGGCCGCTCCGATCCATGCGCAGGCGACGCCTGGCGTCGACGAGCCTGTCAAGAAAAGCACGGGCGACGAGGAAAGCGAGGGGCTGAATGTCCTGGTGGTGACCGGGCAGCTGCAGAAATCGGCGATTCTCCCCGAAGATACCGATGCCTTCGGGCTGGGGATGAGCCAGCTCGAAACCCCACGTGCGACATCCACCGTGTCGCTGTCGATGATTGACCAGTACAGCCTGACCACTGTGCGCGATCTGATTGCGGTGACGCCGGGCGTGTTTACGGCAAGCTTCTATGGGGTCGACGGCACGGTCAACATTCGCGGCGAATATGCGGACAACTTCTTCCGTGGTTTCAAGCGCGTGGAGAACCAGGGTACCTATGTCACTCCGATCGAGTCCGCACTAAGCCTTGAAATCGTGCGCGGCCCGGCCTCCCCGGCCTATGGCACCGGACGGGCGGGCGGCTACGTAAACTTTACCCCGCGTTCCGAGCGCGCCATGCGGATGAAGAACGGACTCGCCGCGCGGGGTGAGATAGTCGCGTCGGTCGGCACCTACGACTATTATCGCGCCTCCGCCGAATATGGCACGCCTTTCAAGATCGGAGACTATGACGCGGGTGTCGATGTTTACGTCGAGAAGGTCCAGGCGTCGCAATATTTCCGGGGGATCGAACCGCGCCATACGCTGGCGCAGGCCGGCTTCGCCACGGATCTCCCAGGAGGTTGGGACTTTCAGGTCGGCGGCCAGTACTACGACGCCAGCGGAATGCAGGGCAGCACCGGCGTCAACCGCCTCACGCAAGAGCTTATGGATAGCGGCATCTACGTGTCCGGCAGCCCGATCGCCCAGATTGCCCAGCCAGGGGCGGCCTACATAACACCGGCCGACATTGTCGCGATCGGCGGAGTCACCAAATATTTCGGCTTCGCCAGCGACTACAGCCGACTCGATCCGGATACGATCCGAGAGGTCAAGCTCGACCGACGCACCCTGCTGACCTCCTCATACGACTTCGGCGACAGCGAGACCACAACCCTCTATTTCGACCTGGGGCGCCAGGCTGGTCCGGGCAGACTTGCGCTCCAGGGCTTCTTCGATGATCTCAACGCCGATAGCTACAACAGCTACGGCTTCGCCAAGTCGTTGCGCGACCGGGCGGAAGAGCTGCGGCTCTCCTACACTGCTCAGCTAAAGCCCGCAGAATGGCTGGACACCAACTTCGTCGTGGGTGCGGGATACCGTCGTTATGAAGCGGACGAATCCTACGTGTTCGCGCGCGGCTACATGGTGCTGGACCGGCAGGATATCTCGGTGGGCGCTACGGCAGACAGCATCTTCAACCCGGTCTATGTGTCCGGCGAGCCGTTTGATCAGGTCTATCATTCCGAGGTCGACGAATACGCCGGATTCCTGAATGCCGATATCGGCCTGTTGGACAGCCTGAAGTTCACCGGCGGCGTACGCTATGACTGGTACGATGTCGAAGCGATCAACAGGGGCTTCATCGACTATTCTGTCGCGCGCAATACGCTTTACTCCGCAAGCAAGGGCGCGTGGAGTTGGTCGGGCAGCGTCCGCTATGACACGCCGTGGGGCATCGTCCCTTACTTCACCCGTTCGCGCTCTTACGCGCTGGAGACACTGCAGGGTGGTGCGGTCGCGCCAGGCAATGTCGCGAACGACACCTTCCTATCCCCTGCCGATCTGACCGAAGGCGGCGTGAAGGGCAGCTTCTTCGACGGCCGCCTGTTCGCGTCGGCCTCGATCTATCGCCAGCGGCGCACGCAGTCCGAACTCCTCAGCGGCAATTTCGTGGGAGCGACGACCAAGGGTATCGAAGGCGAACTGCGCTGGGCGATCAATCGCAATTTCGGCCTCTCAGCTGTCTATACGCATCAGAAGACGGAGATTTCCGGCAGCTCGTTCCTCGTCGTGACGCCGGAGGATGTCGGTCTCGACTATACCGATGGGTGGGGCTTCATCTACCAGGCGGCAACCGCCGGCTTCGAAGGTCTGGAAGATGGGTATGTCGACCGCACCCAGCCGCGGAACGTCTATGGCCTCTTCGCGAATTACGAAGTAGGCAACGGCTTGGGCGCGACCCTTGGCGGCAACTATGTGGAGAAGACCAGCGGGCATCTCCCCGGCGCGATCCAGTACCCCGATTATGTTCTCCTTCGCGGCTCGCTCCACTACGAAATCGGGCGCTACCGCTTCGCGCTGAACGTGAACAACATCCTCAACGAGCGATATTACGTGCCGCAGCGAAGCACGGACACAGAGGGGTCAGCCTTCCCTGGCGAAGGCCGGACGGCAATCCTGAAAGCGACCGCAAGGTTCTAA
- a CDS encoding isopenicillin N synthase family dioxygenase: protein MTVPAADLPIIDFAPARSGDKEGLRLVAGQIGAAAREIGFFYLRDHGVAEELVDETYAAAAAFFALPSSAKEALSIARVGNNRGYAGFGTESLDPATLADAKEAFNLGREPEPDELHREVQDSVGGNQWPELAGFQQTTSAYYRAMRQLGEDLHRAFAVDLGLAPDYFQPMIDRPMATLRLLHYPPHPGQFDGTRFGAGAHTDYGNLTLLTQSDAGGLEVRKRNGEWISAPPLPGTFVCNIGDCLMRWSNDIYVSTPHRVVNRSGRERYSIAFFFDANPDALVECLPGCQSEDRPPLYPPITAGNHLRERLDATYAHRQKRS, encoded by the coding sequence GTGACCGTTCCCGCAGCCGATTTGCCCATCATCGATTTCGCCCCCGCCCGCTCGGGCGACAAGGAGGGGCTGCGCCTGGTGGCCGGCCAGATCGGCGCGGCGGCACGCGAGATCGGCTTCTTCTATCTTCGCGATCACGGCGTTGCTGAGGAACTGGTGGACGAAACCTATGCCGCCGCCGCTGCGTTCTTCGCCCTCCCCTCATCGGCGAAGGAGGCGCTCTCCATCGCTCGCGTGGGCAACAATCGGGGCTACGCAGGCTTCGGCACCGAGAGCCTCGATCCCGCGACTCTCGCCGACGCGAAGGAGGCCTTCAATCTTGGGCGCGAACCCGAACCTGACGAGCTTCACCGCGAGGTTCAGGATTCGGTCGGCGGCAATCAATGGCCAGAACTGGCCGGCTTCCAACAGACGACAAGCGCCTATTACCGCGCAATGCGCCAGTTGGGGGAAGACCTGCACCGCGCCTTCGCCGTCGACCTCGGCCTCGCCCCCGACTATTTCCAGCCGATGATCGACCGCCCGATGGCGACGCTTCGGTTGCTCCATTACCCCCCGCATCCGGGTCAATTCGATGGTACCCGCTTCGGCGCGGGCGCGCATACGGATTATGGAAACCTCACCTTGCTCACACAAAGCGATGCCGGCGGCCTGGAGGTGCGCAAGCGCAACGGGGAGTGGATCAGTGCACCGCCCCTTCCCGGCACCTTCGTATGCAACATCGGCGACTGCCTGATGCGCTGGAGCAACGACATCTACGTCTCCACGCCGCACCGCGTCGTCAATCGCAGCGGGCGAGAGCGCTATTCGATCGCTTTCTTCTTCGATGCCAATCCGGACGCGCTGGTGGAATGCCTGCCGGGTTGCCAGAGCGAGGACCGCCCTCCCCTCTACCCACCCATCACAGCCGGAAACCACCTGCGCGAACGACTCGACGCCACATACGCGCATCGGCAGAAGCGCAGCTGA
- a CDS encoding multidrug effflux MFS transporter — translation MAASSLGRTTRAATIRLGRSEILLLGLLSAIGPIGIDIYLPAFAAIAADLQTDIGSIQLSMAVYFLALGLGQLPFGMASDRFGRKGPILLGLTLFIVGSMVCATAEQVSALLAGRFVQGLGICSILSIVRAVVRDLHGGKEAAHLAARILLVVSVSPMLAPLAGSVIISFGVWRAIFWLLAALAGCLLLASIRFLPETARSAGSPDKHVPIAQLRALIREREFLLPTLLLACAQAGASLYLAGSSAVYLLHYQATTFAYSLAFAANAGAMILAAQCNRYLIGRFGMAAVLVLGTGIGAFSIVLFIAAKLVGHAGFPLACVCFFLFFAAFGFVMGPASVLGMEKQKHAAGVAAGLQGTIQFAAGALAAGLLGLLEREGSLEPLLSLLGVGQLAAFSLALLCRKMGEGNVGSHGPALHYRRLCKNRKDSCK, via the coding sequence GTGGCCGCATCATCTCTCGGAAGAACAACGCGAGCGGCAACGATCCGCCTCGGACGGAGCGAGATCCTGCTGCTTGGCCTGCTGTCGGCGATCGGGCCGATTGGCATCGACATCTACCTGCCCGCCTTCGCGGCGATCGCAGCCGATCTGCAAACCGATATCGGTTCGATCCAGCTGAGCATGGCAGTTTATTTCCTCGCCTTAGGGCTAGGGCAGCTTCCCTTCGGCATGGCTTCGGATCGCTTTGGGCGGAAGGGGCCAATACTGCTGGGGCTGACCCTATTCATCGTGGGGTCGATGGTCTGCGCCACAGCCGAGCAAGTAAGCGCGCTGCTCGCGGGGCGCTTCGTCCAGGGCCTTGGCATCTGCTCCATCCTTTCGATTGTAAGAGCGGTCGTGCGCGATCTGCATGGAGGGAAGGAAGCTGCCCACCTGGCCGCGCGGATCCTCCTCGTCGTCAGCGTCTCGCCAATGCTGGCCCCGCTGGCAGGCTCTGTAATCATCAGTTTTGGCGTCTGGCGCGCCATCTTCTGGCTGCTGGCAGCGCTCGCTGGCTGCCTGCTCTTGGCGAGCATACGCTTCTTGCCCGAAACGGCACGATCCGCGGGCTCACCCGATAAGCATGTGCCTATCGCCCAGCTACGCGCACTCATTCGGGAGCGTGAGTTTCTTCTGCCCACCCTCCTCCTCGCCTGTGCTCAGGCGGGCGCATCGCTATACCTCGCCGGGTCGTCGGCAGTCTATTTGCTTCACTACCAAGCCACGACCTTTGCCTATAGCCTCGCCTTTGCGGCCAACGCCGGAGCGATGATCCTGGCCGCGCAGTGCAATCGCTATCTGATCGGGCGTTTTGGCATGGCGGCGGTGTTGGTATTAGGGACCGGGATCGGAGCCTTCTCCATCGTGCTGTTCATAGCTGCCAAACTGGTCGGCCACGCCGGCTTCCCACTTGCCTGCGTTTGCTTCTTCCTCTTCTTCGCGGCGTTTGGCTTCGTGATGGGGCCGGCTTCGGTGCTCGGCATGGAAAAGCAGAAGCACGCAGCGGGTGTTGCCGCCGGGCTGCAGGGGACAATCCAGTTCGCGGCGGGTGCGCTAGCTGCCGGCCTGCTAGGCCTGCTCGAGCGGGAAGGCTCGCTGGAGCCGCTGTTATCGCTGCTGGGCGTTGGCCAACTCGCCGCCTTTTCCCTGGCACTGCTGTGCAGAAAGATGGGTGAAGGGAATGTCGGCAGCCACGGCCCCGCGCTGCATTACCGCCGCCTGTGCAAAAACCGGAAAGATAGCTGTAAATGA
- a CDS encoding bile acid:sodium symporter, with the protein MKLPFSLDPFLIVLVAVVGGASLVPARGVAADWVGMAADVAIALLFFLHGAKLSRASILRGMGNLRLHSLVLASTYLVFPALGLFAVWLLAGRADPLLLSGVLYLTLLPSTVQSSIAFTAIAGGNVAAAVCSASLSNLIGIVLTPLLVGALMAVSGEGAVSTADAAKAIALQLLAPFLAGHFLRPLIGSFVDQHKAMLGKVDRGSILLVVYSAFSAAVVEGLWTRVGWSDLGLLLVISAVILALVMGVNALAARLFGLPREDAIVLLFCGSKKSLASGVPMAGALFAPVQVGMIVLPLMIFHQLQLFVCAILAARFRREAETQAAAAVPPAIPSTEAEVTEVAGALGLPVPASCMPGVLANMALLQRHADTLLAPPETSRP; encoded by the coding sequence GTGAAACTACCGTTTTCGCTGGATCCGTTTCTCATCGTGCTGGTCGCGGTGGTCGGCGGGGCGTCGCTAGTGCCGGCGCGGGGCGTTGCTGCCGATTGGGTCGGCATGGCCGCGGATGTTGCGATCGCGCTGCTGTTCTTCCTGCACGGCGCCAAGCTCTCGCGCGCTTCAATCCTTCGCGGCATGGGCAACCTGCGGCTGCACTCACTGGTGCTGGCCTCTACCTATCTGGTTTTCCCCGCGCTGGGCCTGTTCGCGGTGTGGCTGCTGGCGGGCCGGGCAGACCCTCTGCTGCTGTCAGGCGTGCTCTACCTGACGCTGCTGCCTTCGACCGTACAGTCCTCTATCGCCTTTACTGCGATCGCCGGCGGCAATGTGGCGGCCGCGGTGTGCAGCGCTTCGCTTTCCAACCTCATCGGAATCGTCCTCACCCCGCTGCTGGTGGGAGCGCTGATGGCCGTTTCAGGCGAAGGTGCGGTATCAACCGCAGACGCAGCAAAGGCCATTGCCCTGCAATTGCTCGCCCCCTTCCTCGCCGGCCATTTCCTGCGCCCGCTGATTGGCAGCTTTGTCGACCAACACAAGGCGATGCTGGGCAAGGTGGATCGCGGCTCGATCCTGTTGGTGGTCTACTCCGCCTTCAGCGCCGCCGTGGTGGAAGGCCTGTGGACCCGCGTCGGTTGGTCCGATCTGGGTCTGCTGCTGGTGATCAGCGCCGTCATCCTGGCACTTGTGATGGGGGTCAACGCTCTCGCCGCTCGCCTGTTCGGCCTTCCGCGCGAGGATGCGATCGTGCTGCTGTTCTGCGGCTCCAAAAAGAGCCTCGCTTCTGGCGTACCCATGGCGGGCGCGCTGTTCGCGCCGGTGCAGGTCGGCATGATCGTGCTGCCGCTGATGATCTTCCACCAGCTCCAGTTGTTCGTTTGCGCGATCCTGGCCGCGCGCTTCCGCCGCGAGGCTGAAACACAGGCAGCGGCGGCGGTCCCCCCCGCGATCCCGTCGACGGAGGCCGAAGTTACCGAAGTCGCGGGCGCGCTGGGCTTGCCTGTGCCCGCATCCTGCATGCCCGGCGTCCTTGCCAATATGGCGCTGCTCCAGCGCCACGCGGACACGCTCCTGGCGCCGCCTGAAACGTCGCGGCCATGA
- a CDS encoding AtzE family amidohydrolase, translating to MMQAVEIAAAVRAGTLRARDVTERALAALQTEARPLVAVTRLLAERARREATEVDAAVEAGRDPGPLAGVPYGVKDLFAVEGLPNTAGSSLYASAAPEPADARAIGLMRRAGAVLTATLNMDEFAYGFATINARHGTTRNPHDLARLAGGSSGGSAAVVAAGLLPVSLGSDTNGSVRVPASLTGTYGLKPTHGDLPLEGVFPFAASFDDCGPFTSSAADMACVWEVLSTKSAAAGTGDPPRIARLGGRFAENCDPDQLDAMDAIAPDAPVVEIPEIARARSAAFLITACEGGRLHQAALAENAMAFDPATRDRLLAGALLPQDIYAAAQAFCTSFRARVLELIRDYDVLLAPATPCEAPFVADPTITIDAQRVPARADLGIHTQPITFTGLPSLAVPLHRPGRLPLGLQLIGKPHGEPALLRLAAMLEQRGLVGSSPPQCAFQGEAAQ from the coding sequence ATGATGCAGGCGGTTGAAATCGCGGCGGCGGTTCGCGCCGGAACGCTGCGCGCGCGCGATGTGACCGAGCGCGCGCTCGCTGCGCTCCAAACCGAGGCGCGCCCGCTGGTAGCGGTCACTCGCCTGCTTGCCGAGCGGGCACGGCGCGAGGCCACGGAGGTAGATGCAGCCGTCGAGGCCGGGCGGGATCCCGGGCCGCTCGCGGGAGTGCCTTACGGGGTGAAGGACCTGTTCGCCGTCGAGGGTCTGCCTAACACGGCCGGGTCGAGCCTCTACGCAAGTGCTGCGCCCGAACCGGCAGACGCGCGCGCTATTGGCTTGATGCGTCGGGCGGGCGCAGTGCTGACTGCAACGCTGAACATGGACGAGTTTGCCTATGGCTTCGCAACAATCAATGCACGCCACGGCACGACCCGCAATCCACACGATCTTGCCCGACTGGCCGGTGGCTCGTCCGGCGGCTCTGCCGCAGTTGTCGCAGCAGGACTGCTGCCCGTCTCGCTCGGCTCGGACACCAACGGTTCGGTGCGGGTACCGGCGAGCCTGACAGGGACCTACGGCCTGAAACCGACCCATGGCGACCTGCCACTCGAGGGCGTCTTCCCCTTCGCAGCCAGCTTCGACGACTGCGGACCTTTCACCTCGTCAGCAGCCGACATGGCCTGTGTGTGGGAAGTACTCTCAACCAAGTCTGCGGCGGCCGGCACCGGTGACCCGCCGCGCATCGCCCGGCTGGGTGGTCGTTTCGCGGAAAATTGCGATCCGGACCAGTTGGACGCGATGGACGCCATCGCACCTGACGCGCCGGTGGTCGAGATTCCCGAAATCGCCCGAGCCCGCTCAGCTGCGTTCCTCATCACCGCTTGCGAAGGCGGCCGGCTGCACCAAGCGGCGCTGGCGGAAAATGCAATGGCATTCGATCCCGCCACGCGCGATCGCCTGCTGGCAGGCGCCCTGCTCCCGCAAGACATCTACGCTGCCGCACAGGCCTTCTGCACGAGCTTCCGAGCGCGCGTGCTGGAGCTTATCCGCGATTACGACGTGCTGCTCGCGCCAGCGACACCTTGCGAGGCCCCGTTCGTCGCCGACCCGACGATCACCATCGACGCCCAACGCGTGCCAGCGCGTGCCGATCTGGGTATCCACACCCAGCCGATCACCTTCACCGGCCTGCCGTCATTGGCCGTACCACTGCATCGGCCGGGACGGCTGCCGCTTGGCCTGCAACTGATCGGAAAGCCACATGGGGAGCCCGCCCTGCTGCGCTTGGCCGCCATGCTCGAACAACGCGGTCTCGTCGGATCGTCGCCGCCGCAATGCGCATTTCAGGGGGAAGCCGCACAATGA